In Cryptococcus depauperatus CBS 7841 chromosome 4, complete sequence, a single window of DNA contains:
- a CDS encoding ATP-dependent RNA helicase DBP8: MKDGRKSSTSSTSNMVLDQAEIMRAMLEARNSKPREESGSEDQSDEESEEIEREAEGSDENGKSSASTQRKFKRRRSLSLDISEEEEIEPAKKSQLPNSSTAGMSRMILTSRTQQQPREKPNIFESASKPSTDTSFEGLGLSRPLITALASINIRKPTEIQSACIKPILEGRDCIGGAKTGSGKTMAFALPIVERISRDPFGVWAVVLTPTRELAYQLSEQFLVIGKPLGLTTCTIVGGMDMMKQAQEFDSQPHIVVATPGRLCDLVRSGGVGPGKLSRVRTLVLDEADRMLTPTFAPDLTFLFSQIPSQRQTCLFTATINEAIMDLAKKEPSPGKERPFVYRVESDTLTVANLKQKYLFIPSQIRDPYLLYILQNPLEDIDIALRADTKKATAQKNESATSSRKSRRKPTKELEESSPNIPSTIIFTQRCATAHLLQLLLNQLDIPSVPLHSHLTQPQRLLSLARFRAREVPVLVTTDVSSRGLDIPEVAMVINWDCPRRSDDYVHRVGRTARAGRGGVAVTIVTERDTELIKMIEDEVNVRLEELKMDEDQVLEGMNKVSIARRMAAMEMHDSAFGERQATNKAKAIKRAKRDAAVVGS, encoded by the exons ATGAAAGATGGCCGAAAGAGCTCAACATCCTCCACAAGTAATATGGTTCTTGATCAGGCTGAGATCATGCGAGCTATGTTGGAAGCTCGCAACAGTAAGCCGAGGGAGGAATCTGGCAGTGAAGATCAATCGGACGAAGAAAGCgaggagattgaaagagaagctgAAGGTTCAGATGAAAATGGGAAATCATCAGCTTCCACCCAACGAAAATTCAAACGGCGACGATCGCTGTCTCTAGATATcagcgaagaagaggagattgagCCAGCGAAGAAGTCTCAGCTACCAAATTCAAGTACTGCCGGCATGTCGAGGATGATTTTAACGTCAAGAACCCAGCAGCAGCCTAGAGAAAAGCCTAATATCTTTGAATCTGCTTCTAAACCCTCTACCGATACATCGTTTGAGGGCCTGGGTCTTTCACGACCTTTGATAACTGCATTAGCCTCGATCAATATTAGAAAGCCAACAGAAATCCAGTCCGCATGTATAAAGCCTATATTGGAAG GACGTGACTGTATTGGAGGGGCAAAGACAGGTAGTGGAAAGACAATGGCTTTCGCTCTACCTATTGTGGAACGGATTTCAAGAGATCCATTTGGTGTTTGGGCTGTTGTGCTTACGCCAACTCG AGAACTTGCGTATCAACTGTCCGAACAATTTCTCGTTATTGGCAAACCATTAGGATTAACAACGTGTACCATTGTTGGGGGCATGGATATGATGAAGCAAGCTCAGGAGTTTGACTCTCAACCACATATTGTTGTCGCTACGCCTGGAAGATTGTGTGATTTAGTAAGAAGTGGTGGTGTCGGACCTGGGAAGTTAAGCAGAGTCCGCACACTGGTGTTGGATGAAGCAGACAGAATGCTTACTCCCACCTTTGCACCTGACCTCACATTCTTATTTTCACAAATCCCGTCTCAAAGACAGACATGTCTGTTCACTGCTACAATCAATGAAGCAATCATGGatctggcaaagaaggaaCCATCTCCAGGAAAAGAACGGCCTTTTGTCTACCGCGTTGAATCAGA TACTTTGACAGTTGCCAACCTGAAACAAAAATATCTCTTCATTCCTAGCCAGATCCGCGATCCTTACCTTCTATATATCCTTCAAAATCCACTagaagacattgatatTGCTCTGCGCGCAGACACCAAAAAGGCAACAGCGCAGAAAAACGAGTCGGCGACATCGTCTAGAAAGTCTAGAAGAAAACCTACcaaagagcttgaagaatCGTCGCCCAATATCCCCTCAACCATCATTTTCACACAACGATGTGCAACCGCCCACCTCCTCCAACTACTCCTGAACCAACTTGACATCCCATCCGTCCCTCTTCATTCCCATCTCACCCAACCGCAGCGCCTTCTCTCACTAGCTCGTTTCCGTGCTCGCGAGGTTCCGGTGCTTGTGACGACAGACGTAAGCTCAAGAGGTCTTGATATCCCAGAAGTTGCCATGGTGATCAATTGGGATTGTCCACGCCGTTCTGATGACTATGTCCACCGAGTAGGCCGCACAGCCCGTGCAGGAAGAGGCGGTGTCGCAGTTACCATTGTTACCGAGAGAGATACGGAACTGATCAAGATGATCGAGGATGAGGTAAATGTTCGGTTAGAAGAGTTaaaaatggatgaagatCAAGTACTGGAAGGGATGAATAAGGTATCGATAGCCAGAAGAATGGCAGCCATG GAGATGCACGATTCTGCGTTTGGAGAACGTCAAGCGACCAACAAAGCCAAAGCGAtcaaaagagcaaaaagagatgCTGCAGTGGTTGGATCATGA
- a CDS encoding S-methyl-5'-thioadenosine phosphorylase encodes MENNEKVLVGCIGGSGLYHLDNLTFVKKLDITTPWGKPSSPITISSLPSGALIAFISRHGTHHTITPTEVPARANIAALKHIGCEAIIAFSAVGSLREEIAPGHFIIPNQIIDRTKGIREDTFFRGEGLVIHSMFGEPFSKKLNAFVAPRVEKILKEAGDVKLHTDKTVVCMEGPAFSTRAESLMYRQWDGDIINMSVIPEAKLAREAELDYTLICTSTDFDAWRTGCEPVTVEEVVKTLHTNAGNARAVAAGILQDTHDVVAEGKELNQIKGCMQFACITRKDAQPEASRKKLAYILPYFSD; translated from the exons ATGGAGAACAATGAGAAAG TACTTGTTGGCTGCATTGGTGGCAGTGGACTTTACCATTTGGACAATCTGACTTTTGT CAAGAAGCTCGATATTACGACTCCATGGGGCAAGCCTTCGTCTCCAATTACCATCTCATCCCTTCCCTCTGGTGCACTTATCGCTTTCATCTCTCGACATGGTACTCACCACACTATCACTCCTACCGAAGTCCCTGCTCGTGCGAATATCGCCGCCTTGAAGCACATTGGTTGCGAGGCCATTATTGCCTTTTCCGCCGTTGGTTCTCTGCGAGAGGAAATCGCTCCTGGACATTTTATCATCCCGAACCAAATCATTGATAGGACAAAGGGCATTCGAGAGGATACTTTTTTCCGTGGAGAAGGTCTCGTCATTCACTCCATGTTTGGAGAGCCTTTTAGCAAGAAGCTCAATGCGTTTGTGGCTCCAAGGGTGgaaaagattttgaaggaGGCCGGCGATGTTAAATTGCACACAGACAAAACTGTAGTATGTATGGAAG GACCTGCCTTTTCTACCCGAGCCGAATCTCTCATGTACCGTCAATGGGATGGGGACATCATCAACATGTCTGTCATTCCTGAAGCCAAGCTCGCCCGTGAAGCCGAGCTGGA CTACACTCTGATCTGCACTTCTACCGACTTTGACGCTTGGCGTACTGGCTGTGAGCCCGTGACGGTCGAGGAAGTCGTCAAGACCCTTCATACCAATGCTGGCAACGCTCGCGCTGTTGCAGCTGGTATCCTCCAGGATACGCATGATGTTGTTGCCGAGGGCAAAGAGCTTAACCAGATCAAGGGTTGTATGCAATTTGCTTGTATTAccagaaaagat GCCCAGCCCGAAGCATCGAGGAAAAAACTGGCGTACATCCTACCATACTTTAGCGATTAG